A genome region from Bufo gargarizans isolate SCDJY-AF-19 chromosome 2, ASM1485885v1, whole genome shotgun sequence includes the following:
- the NEFM gene encoding LOW QUALITY PROTEIN: neurofilament medium polypeptide (The sequence of the model RefSeq protein was modified relative to this genomic sequence to represent the inferred CDS: inserted 2 bases in 2 codons), which yields MSYSLETLGSPSYRRMAEIRTSYARTSSSPSSGFRSQSWSRSTPSTISSSYKRSNLAAPRGFSSGDSLDLGQSSVYNGDFKQVRSSEKEQLQGLNDRFAGYIEKVHYLEQQNKEIEAEIQALRQKQSGYNQLGDIYEQELRELRSNLEHVNHNKAQILLDSEHLEEDLQRLKDRYEDEVRIRDETDSTIRAMKKDMEDTSLIKGELDKKVQSLQEEIAFLKNNHEEEVNDLLAQIQASHITVERKDLQKTDLASALREIRSQLEGHSNNNMVQTEEVFKNRYAKLTEAAEHNKEAIRSAKEELSEYRRQLHTKTVELESVKGTKESLERQLNDIEERHNHDLTSYQETIQQLDNELRGTKWEMSRHLREYQDLLNVKMALDIEIAAYRKLLEGEETRFSSFSSLSSGPSAPLRQAPITITSTRVQQSRAEPPRVKVQHKFVEEXIEETKVEDERSDLEAALAAMAEEFASGLLGEEEQQEDEGDGEEEKEEEVEEEIVAAVESTVQAAAPGEEEEGEEKEEEAEEEEGEKGDDEAEEEAEKDEEEEEEGGKAEDEVEEGEKEEDEEKVEEEVAEEEEVKAEEGEEGEGEGEEEEGKTEEDEGEKGEDEGEKEEEGAEEAETEVEGGEGEAEEVDAGKEGEEETEEAEDEKEXEDEQEAEGAEEEAAEETQEDEVVEEPFVETKIVRVKAAVQEAEVEEAQEEAEEEKEGGDEEEGEKGEEESAEKAGEEEVEGEAVESSEQQEEKAGTDEKEKEEGEEESVEDKEAETGEEKAESPEEKIVEEIIPASKAASVGTEKEEEKEQEEESSPRDDGKEDTAVNGDVQEEKEESEEKGLVSNGLDDSPSEDQDSSKNQQTVIITKKIETTTSEGEDGTKYITKSVTVTQKVEEHEETIQEKSVSTKKLEKVTSHAVKEVREDK from the exons ATGAGCTACTCTCTGGAAACACTAGGTAGCCCCTCTTATAGGAGGATGGCTGAGATCAGGACCAGCTATGCAAGGACAAGCAGTTCTCCATCCAGTGGTTTCAGGTCTCAGAGCTGGTCCAGAAGCACCCCAAGTACTATATCCTCCTCCTATAAGAGAAGCAACCTGGCAGCGCCCAGAGGGTTCAGCTCCGGTGACAGTTTGGATCTCGGTCAGTCCTCTGTCTACAACGGGGACTTCAAGCAAGTCCGATCCAGCGAGAAGGAGCAATTGCAAGGGCTCAACGATCGTTTTGCTGGTTACATCGAGAAAGTCCATTACCTGGAGCAGCAGAATAAGGAAATTGAGGCAGAAATTCAGGCTCTAAGGCAAAAGCAGAGCGGATACAACCAGTTGGGTGACATCTATGAACAAGAGCTGAGAGAGTTGAGGTCTAACTTGGAACACGTCAACCACAACAAGGCTCAGATCCTTTTAGACTCTGAACACCTAGAGGAAGACCTCCAGAGGCTGAAGGACAGGTATGAAGATGAGGTCCGAATTAGGGATGAAACAGATTCCACCATCAGGGCCATGAAGAAGGACATGGAGGACACGTCCTTGATAAAGGGGGAGTTGGACAAAAAGGTGCAGTCCTTGCAAGAAGAGATTGCCTTCCTCAAGAACAACCATGAAGAAGAAGTCAATGACCTATTAGCTCAGATCCAGGCCTCCCATATCACAGTAGAAAGGAAGGACCTCCAGAAGACAGATTTGGCCTCTGCCTTGAGGGAAATCCGCTCTCAGCTAGAAGGGCATTCCAACAACAACATGGTGCAGACGGAGGAAGTCTTTAAAAATAGGTATGCAAAGCTAACAGAAGCTGCAGAACATAACAAAGAAGCCATCAGGTCTGCCAAAGAGGAGCTATCAGAATACAGAAGGCAACTACACACCAAAACTGTAGAGCTGGAATCTGTCAAAGGAACCAAAGAGTCACTGGAGAGACAGTTGAATGACATCGAGGAGAGACACAACCATGACTTGACCAGTTACCAG GAAACCATCCAACAGCTGGACAATGAGCTGAGAGGAACAAAATGGGAGATGTCCCGTCATCTGAGAGAATACCAGGATCTGCTCAATGTCAAGATGGCTCTGGATATAGAAATTGCTGCATACAG GAAACTCCTGGAGGGAGAAGAAACCCGCTTCAGCTCATTCTCTAGCCTATCTTCAGGACCTTCAGCTCCACTCAGACAAGCACCTATTACTATAACCTCCACCAGGGTACAGCAGTCACGAGCAGAGCCTCCTAGAGTCAAAGTCCAACACAAGTTTGTTGAGG TCATTGAAGAAACCAAAGTTGAAGATGAAAGGTCAGATCTGGAAGCAGCATTGGCTGCTATGGCAGAAGAGTTTGCATCAGGGCTGCTGGGGGAAGAAGAGCAACAGGAAGATGAAGGTGATGGTGAGgaggaaaaagaggaggaggtTGAAGAGGAGATTGTGGCAGCTGTAGAATCTACTGTACAGGCAGCAGCTCCtggggaggaagaagagggggaggaaaaggaagaggaggcagaggaagaagagggggaaaaggGGGATGatgaagcagaggaggaggcagaaaaggatgaggaagaagaggaggaaggaggCAAAGCAGAGGACGAGGTAGAAGAAGGAGAAAAAGAGGAAGATGAAGAGAAAGTAGAAGAGGAAGTagcagaggaggaagaagtgaaagcagaggaaggagaagaaggggagggagaaggagaagaagaggaaggaaaGACAGAAGAAGATGAAGGTGAAAAGGGAGAAGATGAGGGGgagaaagaagaagaaggagcAGAAGAAGCAGAAACAGAGGTAGAAGGTGGGGAGGGAGAGGCAGAAGAAGTAGATGCTGGAAAAGAAGGAGAGGAGGAAACAGAGGAGGCAGAAGATGAGAAGG CAGAAGATGAGCAGGAGGCAGAaggagcagaggaagaggctgctgAGGAGACACAAGAAGATGAAGTAGTAGAGGAACCTTTTGTGGAGACTAAGATTGTAAGGGTAAAAGCAGCAGTGCAGGAGGCAGAAGTAGAGGAAGCTcaagaggaagcagaggaggagaaagagggtggTGATGAGGAAGAGGGAGAAAAGGGAGAGGAAGAATCAGCAGAGAAGGCTGGAGAAGAAGAAGTAGAAGGGGAAGCAGTTGAAAGCTCGGAGCAACAAGAAGAGAAAGCAGGAACAGATGAGAAAGAAAAGGAAGAGGGAGAGGAAGAATCTGTTGAGGATAAAGAAGCTGAAACAGGAGAGGAAAAGGCAGAGTCCCCTGAAGAGAAAATTGTAGAAGAGATAATCCCGGCATCTAAAGCAGCTTCTGTGGGAACTGAGAAAGAGGAAGAAAAAGAACAGGAAGAAGAAAGCAGCCCTAGGGATGACGGGAAGGAGGATACTGCAGTAAATGGAGATGTACAAGAAGAAAAGGAAGAGAGTGAAGAGAAAGGTTTAGTCAGCAATGGTCTTGATGACAGCCCATCAGAGGACCAAGACAGCAGCAAGAACCAGCAAACTGTTATCATCACCAAAAAGATTGAGACCACAACCAGCGAAGGTGAAGATGGAACCAAGTACATTACAAAGTCTGTGACAGTCACCCAGAAGGTAGAGGAACATGAAGAAACTATCCAGGAGAAGTCCGTGTCCACAAAGAAGTTGGAAAAAGTCACTTCACATGCAGTAAAGGAAGTTAGAGAAGATAAGTAA